CCACATGCCCGCTTGTCCTGCAGAGGACAGGTCAGATAAGGGGACCCTGCGGCCAGCCAAGAGCATGGACTCACTGAGTGCATCAGCCGGGGCCAGCGACGGTGAGCAGGGGCGTGCCCCCGCGAGTGCGCTGACGTGTTTGCAGCGTGGGCCTGTGAGCGTCCGTGTGGAACCGCGTCTGTGAGGGTGTCTGTAGGGGAACGAGACTGCtgcgtgtgcatttgtgtgtgtgtgcaccactAATTCCAAAAGTATGTGGCGTGTATCTATCGGACACCAGCCGTAGTTCTGGATGCCAGCTTACAGGGAGTTTGTCATCTGCTCTGTGGGTGTGTTCACATGTGTACATGCAGGGACACCGTGgcgtgtgggtgtgtggggggtgacAGCCAGTGATGGCATCTGCAGGGAAGGATGGGGCTCTCGGTGTGTGTAGAAGGGCTGACCCACACGTGACCTGCGGGCTGGGGAAGATCTGCTGTGTGGCCAAGGGAAGCTGAGCGTGGCCCCGTGCAGGCCGTCTTCACTGTCAGGCTCCAGGAAGCAGGGTGCGTTCTGTCCTGTTCCAGAGCATTCCTGAACAGTTCAGGTCCCTTACAGCGGGGGCCACCGCCTGCTTCTCTCCTCCACAGAGCCAGAGGGATTGTtggcacccagcagcccccagcctAGCCCGCTGATGCCTGAGAGATTGGAGAATGATTCTGCGGAGGGAGCAGAGGGTGAAGTGGAGCCTgaggcagaggccctgggcagCACGAACTCTGAGCCAGGAACACCACGAGCCGGGCGGCCAGCAGCCCGTGCTGGGGGCGGCAGCCGTGCAGAGCGCTGCGCTGGCGTCCACATCTCAGACCCGTACAACGTCAACCTCCCACTGCACATCACCTCCATCCTCAACGTGCCCCCAAACATCATCTCTAACGTGTCCTTGGCCAGGCTCACCCGTGGCCTGGAGTGCCCTGCCCTACAGCCCCGGGGAAGCCCTgtctctggccctggccctggccccagtcCCCCAGGTGAGGACCCAGGGATTGTCCAGGACTGGGAGTGGGGGCTAGGGGTCTTGGCTGAAGCTCTGTTGGGCGGGAGGGCAGAGGCCTCAGCCTTTGGCTTTGGATGGTTCCCCTCGGCTGCCATCCCTGGTTCAGGGCTGAGGGAATACCTGCAGAGGGGCTCTCGTACACACACGGACAGGGTCCTGTCGGACACGCGTGGCAGGGATTACCACGCACAAGGTGGACATGCACCGCTGGTGGTAGTAACGGCAGTCAGATCAGCCACAGCACCAGCTGGCCCTCACCCAGggcttattatgtgccaagtgCTGTGTTAAGGACTTTGCAGGCACcagcttttttcattttctcatggtCTTATGACACAGGTATTGTTGTCATCCTGTGTCACAGCAGTCGAATGGAGCCTTGGTTAAGCCACGTGTCATTGGTTTAGGTGGgcggtggcagagctgggagctgaGCGCTGCTCTGATTGCATTCCTGAAGCCTCGTGGATGAGAAGTGGGGGCAGCTCCGAGTGGGGGGTGAGGGCGTGGCCACGGAGCAGCCATGGGATCAAACTTCGTCTGTGCCCCTTGTCCTCTGACCTTGGACAAACCGCTTACTCTCGCGGCCTGTTTCTTCACGTGTAAAATGGAGGCAAATGTCCTATAGCACAGGGTGCTGTTGTGGGGAAATAAGATAATGCATTTGAAAACATATAGCACGGTGCCTGACACCTGGTAGGAACGGGACAAAGGCAGCTGTAAGCCAACAGTTCAGATTATTGGTCTGAAGAAATCAGCCAGGTAGAGGGCCAAGCAGGGTGTGTCGGGGCCCTATGGCAGCAATGCCAGGAAGAAACATGTGGGAAAAGGGTCAGGGCTGACCCTGACCTTCATATTCCTGGGACCACCTCTCTTCCAACAGATGAGAAGTTGGAGGCAAGTCCAGCCCCGGGCGCCCTGGCCGACTCAGGCCCAgcggccctggccccagccccggccctggAGGACTGCCTGTCCCAGGAGGTGCAGGACTCCTTCTCCTTCCTAGAGGACTCAAGCGGCTCGGAGCccgagtgggtgggggtggaggctggggatgTGGCCAAGGCTGGAGCTGCAGGAGCAGCCTTTTCCCCTGGGGATGATGACCCTGGGATCGGCTACCTGGAGGAGCTGCTAGGAGCTGGGCCTCAGGTGAGAGGAAGCCATGCTGCGGGCGGGCGTGGGGCAAAGAATCCAGAGGGGAGACGGGGACCCTGGTCCTGAACCATGTGCCGTGCCCACAGGTGGAGGAGTTCTCTGTGGAGCCACCCCTGGACGAGCTGTCTCTGGATGACGCCCAGTTTGTCCTGGCTCCCAGCTGCTGCTCTCTGGACTCGGCAGGCCCCGGGCCTGCAGctgaggaggagaatggggaggaaGTCTTCCTGAGTGCCTACGATGACCTCAGTCCCCTTCTGGGGCCCGAACCCCAGGCCTGGGAGAGCCTGGGCAGTCTGGAGGAAGAGACAACTGGGTGTGGAAGACAGGCTGAGGAGGGGCAGCCATGCTGGGAAGTTGGGGAGGACAAGGAGGCTGAGGCTGGCAGCAGGTGGGACATCAGGGAAGAGGCTGAGGGGAGTCCAGagggcaaggtggaggctggagaggcaggtgAGGAAGGAGGGGATGCTGGGGGAAGCCAAGAGATGAAGGTCAGTTTGGAAGAAGGGTGTGAGGAAGAGACACAAGCCAAGGACGAGGAAACCAAAGGTCCGCAGGAGGATGAGCATATGGAGGAAGCTAAGGGTGTggaggaaacagaaggagagcagggtaaggaggaggaggaaagaatgactgagagacaggaggaggcagaggaaggagaggaagccgGGGTGGAAGCTGGCAGGGACCCACAGCAGAGGACCCGGGAAAAGCGGGCTGCTGAGGAGAGCTGGGAAGTGTTGCACACACAAGAGGCTGAGGGGGAAGTCCCAGGGCAAGGGGAGAACAGAGTCGAAGAGGCAAGAGGAGACCAAGGAGATGGTGAAGACAGAAGCgcagaagcagcagctggaggaggagcaggggaggTCAGCAAGGAGCGGGAGAGTGGGgatggagaggcagagggagagcagggggCTGGAGGGGACCGTTTAGAAGGGGGCTTTCTCCTAGAAGGGTCATGTGTAGTGTCCTTGGAGGTTGACAGTGCCAAAGAGGGCAATGCCCAGTCCTCTGAGACAGAACGGGCAGCCCCACAGCCGCCCCGGCCGGAGGAGATGGAGCCTGAGGGGCAGCCCAGTGCAGAGGGCTGCAGTCCGTGCCCCTGTCCCCTTAGCTCGGCTGGCAGTGTGGGCATGCGCCTGGCTTCCACCCTGGTTCAGGTCCAACAGGTCCGCTCGGTGCCGGTGGTGCCCCCTAAGCCGCAGTTTGCCAAGATGCCCGGTGCGATGTGCAGCAAGATCCACGTGGGGCCTGCAAACCCATGCCCGAGGCCTGGCCGGCTGGATGGGACtcctggggagaggggttgggggtcCCGAGCCTCTCGTTCCTCTTGGCGGAATGGGGGCAGCCTTTCCTTTGACGCTGCTGTGGCCCGGGCCCGGGACCGCcagagaactgaggctcagggcgTTCGGAGGACACAGACCTGCACTGGGGGTGAGGACTACAGCCTCCTCCCCAGAACCTCTCCCTGTAGCGGGGTCCCTGCCCATTCCCCTCGGCCCCTCAGCTTCCTGGAGCTCCCTCCTGAAGGCGCGGAAAGGTCTGAACCCCGGAGCCGATTCAGTCTGCCCCCCAGAGAACCCCAGGCCCTCCACCCCCTCGTGCCCCCACAGCGCCGAACATATGCGTTTGAAACGCAGGCTAACCCTGGGAAGGGTGAGGGACTATGATCAGGGCCAACAGGGCACAGTACGTGATCTCCGATCGCTGGAGTCCCTGACAGTGGTGCCTTCCGCAGCccgggcagaggcagcgcccaaCTCTGTGGGCTTCGGTCCGCCAGCTACTCTCTGCCTGTGGGAGGCCCTGTCCGGGCTGGTTTTCCCGAACGGTGTCAGACACAAAGCACTCATCCCTCCGGAGATTCCCAAGAAAGCCACCTAGAACCTGTTCCTAGGGAGTGAGGTCATCGGCCAAAGGGAGCAAAGAGTAGGCAGAAAACAGAGGTTTCTCAAAGGGAAGAATGAAGGGGAACTCCGGGCAAGTGTCAGCCCTCCCGAGGCTGTGAACTTCTCTTCAGGGAAGCCCCGGGGTGGAGGCACGAGGACAGGCCAGGTCAGAGCCTATGGTCCTCAAGGTCTTTGGTCCTGGTCGTGTTGTCCGACCTCGTTTAGCTCCTGGCCCCCAGCTCCGCACGAGGAGCAAAAGGTCCTCGAAGCTCTTTGGAGACCTCAGTGTTTGTTGGAGGGACTGGCTCCCTTTccagctcccccaccctctgcttcCTGCCCCCTTCAGGGGTCTCCCACAGACCCCTTTGGCCTCTAACTGCCTCCTGTTTCAGGGATAGGGAATGGCAGCACTCAGGGCCCAAAGGGCTTCTCTAGACAGGCTGGGGCCGCAGGTCCCATCTCAGTAAGGGCCCGTGTCTCAGaataaaagttgtatttttacACGTAAATAGTGTGGAGTTTCATTATTCTTAT
The sequence above is drawn from the Desmodus rotundus isolate HL8 chromosome 12, HLdesRot8A.1, whole genome shotgun sequence genome and encodes:
- the ARHGAP30 gene encoding rho GTPase-activating protein 30 isoform X3 codes for the protein MRHLVHMASFSAQTNMHARNLAIVWAPNLLRSKDIEASGFNGTAAFMEVRVQSIVVEFILTHVDRLFGGTALSGGDLESGGWRSLPGLRASGGPEDLMPRSLPYHLPSVLQAGDGPPQIRPYHTIIEIAEHKRKGSLKVRKWRSIFNLGRSGHETKRKLPRGAEDREDRSDKGTLRPAKSMDSLSASAGASDEPEGLLAPSSPQPSPLMPERLENDSAEGAEGEVEPEAEALGSTNSEPGTPRAGRPAARAGGGSRAERCAGVHISDPYNVNLPLHITSILNVPPNIISNVSLARLTRGLECPALQPRGSPVSGPGPGPSPPDEKLEASPAPGALADSGPAALAPAPALEDCLSQEVQDSFSFLEDSSGSEPEWVGVEAGDVAKAGAAGAAFSPGDDDPGIGYLEELLGAGPQVEEFSVEPPLDELSLDDAQFVLAPSCCSLDSAGPGPAAEEENGEEVFLSAYDDLSPLLGPEPQAWESLGSLEEETTGCGRQAEEGQPCWEVGEDKEAEAGSRWDIREEAEGSPEGKVEAGEAGEEGGDAGGSQEMKVSLEEGCEEETQAKDEETKGPQEDEHMEEAKGVEETEGEQGKEEEERMTERQEEAEEGEEAGVEAGRDPQQRTREKRAAEESWEVLHTQEAEGEVPGQGENRVEEARGDQGDGEDRSAEAAAGGGAGEVSKERESGDGEAEGEQGAGGDRLEGGFLLEGSCVVSLEVDSAKEGNAQSSETERAAPQPPRPEEMEPEGQPSAEGCSPCPCPLSSAGSVGMRLASTLVQVQQVRSVPVVPPKPQFAKMPGAMCSKIHVGPANPCPRPGRLDGTPGERGWGSRASRSSWRNGGSLSFDAAVARARDRQRTEAQGVRRTQTCTGGEDYSLLPRTSPCSGVPAHSPRPLSFLELPPEGAERSEPRSRFSLPPREPQALHPLVPPQRRTYAFETQANPGKGEGL
- the ARHGAP30 gene encoding rho GTPase-activating protein 30 isoform X1, coding for MKSRQKGKKKGGPKERVFGCDLQEHLQHSGQEVPQVLRSCAEFVEEYGVVDGIYRLSGVSSNIQRLRQEFEAERKPDLRRDVYLQDIHCVSSLCKAYFRELPDPLLTYRLYDKFAEAVAVQLEPERLVKILEVLRELPVPNYSTQAPALLLPCDPCVTLTPGAPLCRTLEFLMRHLVHMASFSAQTNMHARNLAIVWAPNLLRSKDIEASGFNGTAAFMEVRVQSIVVEFILTHVDRLFGGTALSGGDLESGGWRSLPGLRASGGPEDLMPRSLPYHLPSVLQAGDGPPQIRPYHTIIEIAEHKRKGSLKVRKWRSIFNLGRSGHETKRKLPRGAEDREDRSDKGTLRPAKSMDSLSASAGASDEPEGLLAPSSPQPSPLMPERLENDSAEGAEGEVEPEAEALGSTNSEPGTPRAGRPAARAGGGSRAERCAGVHISDPYNVNLPLHITSILNVPPNIISNVSLARLTRGLECPALQPRGSPVSGPGPGPSPPDEKLEASPAPGALADSGPAALAPAPALEDCLSQEVQDSFSFLEDSSGSEPEWVGVEAGDVAKAGAAGAAFSPGDDDPGIGYLEELLGAGPQVEEFSVEPPLDELSLDDAQFVLAPSCCSLDSAGPGPAAEEENGEEVFLSAYDDLSPLLGPEPQAWESLGSLEEETTGCGRQAEEGQPCWEVGEDKEAEAGSRWDIREEAEGSPEGKVEAGEAGEEGGDAGGSQEMKVSLEEGCEEETQAKDEETKGPQEDEHMEEAKGVEETEGEQGKEEEERMTERQEEAEEGEEAGVEAGRDPQQRTREKRAAEESWEVLHTQEAEGEVPGQGENRVEEARGDQGDGEDRSAEAAAGGGAGEVSKERESGDGEAEGEQGAGGDRLEGGFLLEGSCVVSLEVDSAKEGNAQSSETERAAPQPPRPEEMEPEGQPSAEGCSPCPCPLSSAGSVGMRLASTLVQVQQVRSVPVVPPKPQFAKMPGAMCSKIHVGPANPCPRPGRLDGTPGERGWGSRASRSSWRNGGSLSFDAAVARARDRQRTEAQGVRRTQTCTGGEDYSLLPRTSPCSGVPAHSPRPLSFLELPPEGAERSEPRSRFSLPPREPQALHPLVPPQRRTYAFETQANPGKGEGL
- the ARHGAP30 gene encoding rho GTPase-activating protein 30 isoform X2 gives rise to the protein MKSRQKGKKKGGPKERVFGCDLQEHLQHSGQEVPQVLRSCAEFVEEYGVVDGIYRLSGVSSNIQRLRQEFEAERKPDLRRDVYLQDIHCVSSLCKAYFRELPDPLLTYRLYDKFAEAVAVQLEPERLVKILEVLRELPVPNYRTLEFLMRHLVHMASFSAQTNMHARNLAIVWAPNLLRSKDIEASGFNGTAAFMEVRVQSIVVEFILTHVDRLFGGTALSGGDLESGGWRSLPGLRASGGPEDLMPRSLPYHLPSVLQAGDGPPQIRPYHTIIEIAEHKRKGSLKVRKWRSIFNLGRSGHETKRKLPRGAEDREDRSDKGTLRPAKSMDSLSASAGASDEPEGLLAPSSPQPSPLMPERLENDSAEGAEGEVEPEAEALGSTNSEPGTPRAGRPAARAGGGSRAERCAGVHISDPYNVNLPLHITSILNVPPNIISNVSLARLTRGLECPALQPRGSPVSGPGPGPSPPDEKLEASPAPGALADSGPAALAPAPALEDCLSQEVQDSFSFLEDSSGSEPEWVGVEAGDVAKAGAAGAAFSPGDDDPGIGYLEELLGAGPQVEEFSVEPPLDELSLDDAQFVLAPSCCSLDSAGPGPAAEEENGEEVFLSAYDDLSPLLGPEPQAWESLGSLEEETTGCGRQAEEGQPCWEVGEDKEAEAGSRWDIREEAEGSPEGKVEAGEAGEEGGDAGGSQEMKVSLEEGCEEETQAKDEETKGPQEDEHMEEAKGVEETEGEQGKEEEERMTERQEEAEEGEEAGVEAGRDPQQRTREKRAAEESWEVLHTQEAEGEVPGQGENRVEEARGDQGDGEDRSAEAAAGGGAGEVSKERESGDGEAEGEQGAGGDRLEGGFLLEGSCVVSLEVDSAKEGNAQSSETERAAPQPPRPEEMEPEGQPSAEGCSPCPCPLSSAGSVGMRLASTLVQVQQVRSVPVVPPKPQFAKMPGAMCSKIHVGPANPCPRPGRLDGTPGERGWGSRASRSSWRNGGSLSFDAAVARARDRQRTEAQGVRRTQTCTGGEDYSLLPRTSPCSGVPAHSPRPLSFLELPPEGAERSEPRSRFSLPPREPQALHPLVPPQRRTYAFETQANPGKGEGL